The proteins below come from a single Procambarus clarkii isolate CNS0578487 chromosome 44, FALCON_Pclarkii_2.0, whole genome shotgun sequence genomic window:
- the LOC123745362 gene encoding uncharacterized protein, with the protein MANGCQLSPSTPSNQINYSVNILILFQILVSLVAAAAAEKLPTYSLPRPSGPGFIIGGSGGGGSFGGGAGIGGGSFGGGAGIGGGSFGGGSFGGGAGFGGGAGFGGVSCGVGQIRHVDGSCVTPIVTKNSYVYAAPPVAPIVGPRPNVPLPRLEHNIIFIRTPEVGFGQEPIVVPPPQQKNVVYVLNKRPELDQQVVHVPAPEQQTPEVFFVNYGEGENPTLPTGEDLQSALSAASHGGGQVIGGGIGGGIGGGIGGGIGGGIGGGIGGIGGGIGGGIDGGIIGGGHGGGFGDDFSGGVSVSTPSGLYSTP; encoded by the coding sequence ATGGCGAATGGCTGCCAGTTGAGCCCTTCGACGCCTTCCAACCAAATTAATTACAGTGTCAATATTTTAATTCTGTTTCAGATTCTTGTCTCCTTGGTTGCGGCAGCCGCCGCCGAAAAACTGCCGACTTACAGTTTACCAAGACCTTCTGGTCCAGGTTTCATCATAGGTGGATCAGGAGGTGGAGGAAGCTTCGGTGGCGGCGCAGGGATCGGTGGAGGAAGCTTCGGTGGCGGCGCAGGGATCGGTGGAGGAAGCTTCGGTGGTGGAAGCTTCGGTGGCGGCGCAGGATTCGGTGGTGGTGCAGGATTTGGAGGAGTCAGCTGTGGAGTTGGACAGATTCGTCACGTGGACGGAAGTTGCGTGACTCCTATTGTCACCAAAAACTCATACGTGTATGCTGCTCCACCAGTGGCCCCAATCGTCGGTCCACGCCCAAATGTTCCCCTACCAAGACTTGAACACAACATTATCTTCATCCGTACCCCAGAAGTTGGATTTGGTCAGGAACCCATTGTGGTGCCACCACCTCAACAGAAGAACGTCGTGTACGTCCTCAACAAGCGACCAGAACTGGACCAACAAGTCGTCCACGTCCCAGCACCAGAACAACAGACTCCAGAAGTATTCTTCGTCAACTACGGAGAGGGCGAGAACCCGACTCTACCTACAGGAGAGGACCTTCAGTCTGCCCTCAGCGCTGCTTCGCACGGTGGCGGTCAGGTTATTGGAGGCGGCATTGGCGGAGGTATTGGAGGCGGCATTGGCGGAGGTATTGGAGGCGGCATTGGTGGAGGTATTGGAGGCATTGGAGGTGGAATTGGAGGCGGTATTGATGGTGGCATCATTGGTGGCGGCCATGGTGGTGGTTTTGGAGACGACTTCagcggtggtgttagtgtgtcgaCCCCATCTGGTCTATATTCCACACcataa
- the LOC123745361 gene encoding uncharacterized protein — MKLLILVSLVAAAAAEKLPTYSLPRPSGPGFIIGGSGGGGFGGGSFGGGAGIGGGSFGGGSFGGGAGIGGGSFGGGSFGGGAGFGGGAGFGGVSCGVGQIRHVDGSCVTPIVTKNSYVYAAPPVAPIVGPRPNVPLPRLEHNIIFIRTPEVGFGQEPIVVPPPQQKNVVYVLNKRPELDQQVVHVPAPEQQTPEVFFVNYGEGDNPTLPTGEDLQSALSAASHGGGQVIGGGIGGGIGGGIGGGIDGGIIGGGHGGGFGDDFSGGVSVSTPSGLYSTP, encoded by the coding sequence ATTCTTGTCTCTTTGGTTGCGGCAGCCGCCGCCGAGAAACTGCCGACTTACAGTTTACCAAGACCTTCTGGTCCAGGTTTCATCATAGGTGGATCAGGAGGTGGAGGCTTCGGTGGAGGAAGCTTCGGTGGCGGCGCAGGGATCGGTGGAGGAAGCTTCGGTGGAGGAAGCTTCGGTGGCGGCGCAGGGATCGGTGGAGGAAGCTTCGGTGGTGGAAGCTTCGGTGGCGGCGCAGGATTCGGTGGTGGTGCAGGATTTGGAGGAGTCAGCTGTGGAGTTGGACAGATTCGTCACGTGGACGGAAGTTGCGTGACTCCTATTGTCACCAAAAACTCATACGTGTATGCTGCTCCACCAGTGGCCCCAATCGTCGGTCCACGCCCAAATGTTCCCCTACCAAGACTTGAACACAACATTATCTTCATCCGTACCCCAGAAGTAGGATTTGGTCAGGAACCCATTGTGGTGCCACCACCTCAACAGAAGAACGTCGTGTACGTCCTCAACAAGCGACCAGAACTGGACCAACAAGTCGTCCACGTCCCAGCACCAGAACAACAGACTCCAGAAGTGTTCTTCGTCAACTACGGCGAGGGCGACAACCCGACTCTACCTACTGGAGAGGACCTCCAGTCTGCCCTCAGCGCTGCTTCGCACGGTGGCGGTCAGGTTATTGGAGGCGGCATTGGAGGTGGAATTGGTGGAGGCATTGGAGGTGGTATTGATGGTGGCATCATTGGTGGCGGCCATGGTGGTGGTTTTGGAGACGACTTCagcggtggtgttagtgtgtcgaCCCCATCTGGTCTATATTCCACACcataa